A genomic segment from Campylobacter concisus encodes:
- the rpoD gene encoding RNA polymerase sigma factor RpoD yields MSAAKDSFSQIEELFAENAKGFLTYEKLVKLLDKAPTATIVKKIEQLAKTNKVQLITSAEAAKLRNLADAKKRQENAQKSDQDIDEDLDLSGESDLLEWSRSDSPVRMYLREMGQIALLTKDEEVEISKRIELGEDIIIDAFCSVPFLIDFILDYKEPLINRERRVKELFKSFEDESENEENEDSEDDIDEEDEENEENEAPKKSAKNDKRAEKVIESFKALEKAKKEWLKTANKQDKVESDDTASKMTLAFKKKILKEKLMDLGPTSKLISEIVKSMETALKSDDEFDRELKRLEYRLPMFSDELKKNHKSILKDIIKLSKEEIAARVPEATMVSTYVEIKKLFTTKEASKQGFDLEPTRLKEILEQIKRGKKISDEAKARMAKSNLRLVVSIAKRYTNRGLPFLDLIQEGNIGLMKAVDKFEYRKGYKFSTYATWWIRQAISRAIADQARTIRIPIHMIETINRINKINRKYLQEEGKEPDVSVIAKEVGLSVDKVKQVIKITKEPISLEAPIANEEDGKFGDFVEDKSSLSPIEQILKSDLREQIDDVLSQLNEREKAVISMRFGLLEDESDRTLEEIGKALNVTRERVRQIESSAIKKLKHPKVGRKLKNYIEG; encoded by the coding sequence ATGAGCGCCGCAAAAGACTCTTTTTCTCAAATAGAAGAGCTTTTTGCTGAAAATGCAAAAGGCTTTTTGACATACGAAAAATTAGTAAAATTATTAGACAAAGCTCCGACTGCTACGATAGTAAAAAAGATAGAACAACTAGCAAAAACAAACAAAGTCCAGCTCATCACATCTGCTGAGGCCGCAAAGCTTAGAAATTTAGCTGATGCTAAAAAGCGTCAAGAAAACGCTCAAAAAAGTGATCAAGATATCGACGAGGATCTCGATCTTTCAGGCGAAAGTGACCTTTTAGAGTGGTCAAGATCTGATAGTCCAGTGAGGATGTATCTAAGAGAGATGGGTCAGATCGCGCTTCTTACAAAAGATGAGGAAGTTGAGATCAGCAAAAGGATTGAGCTTGGCGAAGATATCATTATCGATGCATTTTGTTCTGTGCCATTTTTGATCGATTTCATACTTGACTATAAAGAGCCACTTATCAACAGAGAACGCCGTGTAAAAGAGCTTTTTAAGAGCTTTGAAGACGAGAGTGAAAACGAAGAAAATGAAGATAGCGAAGACGATATAGACGAGGAAGATGAAGAGAACGAAGAAAACGAAGCTCCTAAAAAATCAGCCAAAAATGACAAGCGCGCTGAAAAAGTTATAGAGAGTTTCAAGGCCCTTGAAAAGGCAAAAAAAGAGTGGCTAAAGACTGCAAACAAGCAAGATAAAGTTGAGAGCGACGATACGGCTTCAAAGATGACTCTTGCATTTAAAAAGAAAATTTTAAAAGAGAAGCTAATGGATCTTGGCCCAACAAGCAAGTTAATTAGCGAGATCGTAAAATCAATGGAGACAGCGCTAAAAAGCGACGATGAATTTGATAGAGAGCTAAAACGCTTGGAGTATCGCTTACCAATGTTTAGCGACGAGCTTAAAAAAAATCACAAAAGCATACTAAAAGATATCATCAAGCTTAGTAAGGAGGAGATCGCAGCTCGCGTGCCAGAAGCCACAATGGTATCAACTTATGTCGAGATCAAAAAGCTATTTACTACAAAAGAGGCAAGCAAGCAAGGCTTTGATCTTGAGCCAACAAGGCTAAAAGAAATTTTAGAGCAGATCAAACGTGGAAAGAAAATTTCTGACGAGGCAAAAGCCAGAATGGCTAAGTCAAACCTCCGTCTAGTTGTAAGTATCGCAAAACGCTATACAAACAGGGGCTTACCATTTTTGGATCTCATCCAAGAGGGTAATATCGGCCTTATGAAGGCGGTTGATAAATTTGAATATAGAAAAGGCTATAAATTTTCAACCTACGCCACATGGTGGATCCGCCAGGCTATTTCGCGTGCGATCGCCGATCAAGCAAGAACGATTAGGATACCTATCCATATGATAGAGACGATAAATCGTATCAACAAAATAAACCGCAAATATCTCCAAGAAGAAGGTAAAGAGCCTGATGTAAGCGTTATCGCAAAAGAGGTTGGGCTAAGCGTTGATAAGGTAAAACAAGTCATCAAGATCACAAAAGAGCCTATCAGTCTTGAAGCTCCTATCGCAAACGAAGAGGATGGAAAATTTGGAGATTTTGTCGAGGATAAAAGCTCTCTTTCTCCGATAGAGCAAATTTTAAAAAGTGACCTCAGAGAGCAGATAGATGATGTGCTTTCGCAGCTAAATGAGCGTGAGAAGGCGGTTATTTCAATGAGATTTGGCTTGCTTGAAGATGAGAGCGACCGCACACTTGAAGAGATCGGAAAGGCTCTAAACGTCACTCGCGAGCGTGTTCGCCAGATAGAAAGCTCAGCTATCAAAAAACTAAAACATCCAAAAGTTGGTAGAAAACTTAAAAACTACATTGAGGGCTAA
- a CDS encoding flagellar hook-basal body protein: MQNGYYQATAGMVTQFNRLNVISNNLANVNTIGYKRNDVVIGDFARIFKETQDELPLKNHTKDGAKFLNRTLDRVPQVSEEYTDFSAGGFKYSSNTLDFAIKRDDAFFLVDTPNGVKLSKNGSFSLDGDGYIVTKEGYKVLPSGYEAQNPGQRGIQVPQGEVLTADKNGNLYSNNNQFSKFFIAQPREIRDLKKVGDNLFESRNFDDITELDEADSVMQGYAQMSNVNPVLEMVGLIETQRLVDMYQKVMTSHMNDLNQDAVQKLALKA; this comes from the coding sequence ATGCAAAATGGTTATTATCAAGCCACTGCTGGCATGGTAACGCAGTTTAACAGACTAAATGTGATCTCAAATAACCTTGCAAATGTAAATACGATCGGCTATAAACGAAATGACGTAGTTATCGGTGACTTTGCGAGAATTTTTAAAGAGACGCAAGATGAGCTTCCGCTTAAAAATCACACAAAAGACGGAGCTAAATTTTTAAATAGAACGCTTGATCGTGTACCACAAGTGAGCGAAGAGTATACCGACTTTAGCGCTGGTGGCTTTAAATACAGCTCAAACACACTTGACTTTGCGATAAAAAGAGATGACGCATTTTTCTTAGTTGATACTCCAAATGGCGTAAAACTTAGTAAAAATGGCTCTTTTAGCCTTGACGGCGACGGCTATATCGTCACAAAAGAGGGCTATAAGGTTTTACCAAGTGGCTACGAGGCACAAAATCCTGGCCAAAGAGGTATCCAAGTGCCACAAGGTGAGGTGCTAACTGCCGATAAAAATGGAAATTTATACTCAAATAACAATCAATTTTCTAAATTTTTTATAGCTCAGCCAAGAGAGATAAGAGATCTAAAAAAGGTCGGAGATAATCTCTTTGAGAGTAGAAATTTTGATGACATCACAGAGCTTGACGAGGCTGATAGCGTGATGCAAGGATATGCTCAGATGTCAAACGTAAACCCAGTTTTAGAAATGGTGGGTCTTATAGAAACCCAGCGCCTAGTTGATATGTATCAAAAGGTTATGACAAGCCACATGAACGATCTTAACCAAGATGCTGTTCAAAAACTAGCCCTAAAAGCTTAA
- the flgG gene encoding flagellar basal-body rod protein FlgG has product MMRSLYTAATGMIAQQTQIDVTSHNIANVNTYGYKKNRAEFADLMYQVMEYAGTATSQTTTSPTGIEVGLGVRPTAINKIFSQGYFKETSNNLDMVIAGNGFFQIQLPDGTTAYTRNGAFKLDANGTIVNSDGYQLIPQITVPANATQISIGTDGTVSVLQAGEREMAQIGQIELANFINPAGLHSMGDNNYLETSASGNVVVGVAGLDGLGTIRQGFVEMSNVQLVEEMTDLITGQRAYEANSKAITTSDSMLEIVNGLKR; this is encoded by the coding sequence ATGATGAGATCACTTTACACTGCGGCCACTGGTATGATAGCTCAGCAGACGCAGATAGACGTAACCTCACACAACATCGCAAACGTAAATACTTATGGATACAAGAAAAATAGGGCTGAATTTGCTGATCTTATGTATCAAGTCATGGAGTATGCAGGTACGGCTACAAGCCAGACAACTACAAGCCCAACGGGCATCGAGGTGGGTCTTGGTGTGCGTCCAACGGCGATAAATAAAATTTTCTCTCAGGGTTATTTTAAAGAGACCAGCAACAACCTAGATATGGTAATAGCTGGCAATGGATTTTTTCAGATTCAGCTCCCTGATGGCACTACAGCCTATACTAGAAATGGTGCATTTAAGCTTGATGCAAACGGCACTATCGTAAATAGCGATGGCTATCAGCTCATCCCTCAGATCACGGTCCCTGCAAATGCGACGCAAATTTCTATCGGCACAGATGGCACCGTGTCAGTGCTTCAAGCAGGCGAGAGAGAGATGGCTCAGATAGGTCAGATCGAGCTAGCAAATTTCATAAACCCAGCTGGCCTTCACTCAATGGGCGATAACAACTACCTAGAAACAAGTGCTAGCGGTAATGTTGTGGTAGGCGTTGCAGGACTTGATGGGCTTGGTACGATCAGACAAGGATTTGTTGAGATGAGTAACGTTCAGCTAGTTGAAGAGATGACTGATCTTATCACTGGTCAGCGCGCATACGAGGCAAACTCAAAGGCGATAACTACGAGTGATTCGATGCTCGAAATAGTAAATGGACTTAAAAGGTAG
- a CDS encoding tetratricopeptide repeat protein, whose product MSAMANKACELGNPHSCLFLGNIYLQKDALAQEKEEGLKLYNKACELKNAFACYTLALIYETGDAGILQDKNRAKKLL is encoded by the coding sequence ATGTCAGCTATGGCAAACAAAGCCTGTGAGCTAGGCAATCCACATAGCTGTCTATTTTTAGGAAATATATATCTACAAAAAGATGCTCTAGCGCAGGAAAAAGAAGAAGGGCTTAAGCTTTATAATAAAGCTTGCGAACTAAAAAATGCATTTGCTTGCTACACTCTTGCACTTATCTACGAAACCGGAGATGCTGGTATATTGCAAGATAAAAATAGAGCAAAAAAGCTACTATAA
- a CDS encoding AzlC family ABC transporter permease, giving the protein MTFNYVFKLSIPIFMGYFPLGVAFGILAKSMGVSAFIAVALSTLAYGGAAQFMMLSLFSAGTGLVEVFIVSYLVNLRHTFYGISLLKEYSGIKFRLLNIALLTDETFAIFKNLGLKEASDRSFVFTWLNILSWSYWAAGTLLGAILGDFIKADTKGLEFSLTALFIVIVIEMFKNDKNYRVLFSATFFGVLGVSLFPAKFVLVGSMALCFIFLLLFKDKI; this is encoded by the coding sequence TTGACATTTAACTACGTTTTTAAACTATCTATTCCTATCTTTATGGGCTATTTTCCGCTTGGTGTCGCCTTTGGCATTTTGGCTAAAAGCATGGGTGTGAGCGCATTTATCGCTGTGGCACTTAGCACTCTTGCTTACGGCGGCGCAGCGCAGTTTATGATGCTATCGCTTTTTAGTGCGGGCACGGGGCTAGTTGAGGTTTTTATCGTGAGCTATCTAGTAAATTTACGCCACACTTTTTACGGAATTTCACTTTTAAAAGAGTATAGTGGGATCAAATTTAGGCTTTTAAACATCGCTTTGCTAACAGATGAGACCTTTGCGATATTTAAAAATTTGGGACTAAAAGAGGCAAGTGATCGAAGTTTTGTCTTTACTTGGCTAAATATCCTTTCTTGGTCTTACTGGGCGGCTGGGACTCTGCTTGGAGCGATACTTGGCGATTTTATAAAGGCCGATACAAAAGGGCTTGAGTTTAGCTTAACGGCACTTTTTATAGTTATTGTGATTGAAATGTTTAAAAATGATAAAAACTACCGCGTGCTTTTTTCGGCGACATTTTTTGGTGTGCTTGGAGTGAGCCTATTTCCAGCTAAATTTGTGCTTGTTGGCTCAATGGCGCTTTGTTTTATATTTTTGCTTTTGTTCAAGGATAAGATTTGA
- a CDS encoding branched-chain amino acid transporter permease — translation MISVSSSETVLFVAVLLSALATFITRATPFYALKNYKSNPYLDAIEKHMGMMIMVVLVCYGLKDTKFSEFPYGLSEIVAVLTAVLVHLKFKNALLSIVVSTGIYMLLIRIF, via the coding sequence TTGATAAGTGTAAGCTCAAGCGAGACGGTACTTTTTGTGGCAGTGCTTTTAAGTGCTCTAGCTACTTTTATAACGAGAGCAACGCCGTTTTATGCTCTGAAAAACTATAAGTCAAACCCTTATTTAGACGCCATTGAGAAGCATATGGGCATGATGATAATGGTCGTTTTGGTCTGCTACGGCTTAAAAGATACGAAATTTAGCGAGTTTCCTTATGGCTTAAGCGAGATAGTGGCGGTTTTAACGGCTGTTTTGGTGCATTTGAAATTCAAAAATGCCCTTCTTAGCATAGTCGTTTCGACTGGAATTTATATGCTTTTGATAAGAATTTTTTAA
- a CDS encoding type II asparaginase, with translation MILGATLAVAKPTIYILATGGTIAGSGSGSLDSSYTSGTVTVDKLIAAVPDINKIATIKGEQISNIGSQDMNNEVWLKLANRINELLNSGKADGIVVTHGTDTMEETAYFLNLVVKSDKPVVLVGAMRNSGSLSADGPLNLFNAVNVAISKDSVGKGVVVTMNDEIHAAREVTKTNTTGVDTFKSPNSGKIGTVFYGNVKYYMNPIRKHTAKSAFDLEGVKELPRVDIIYSHANDNPDFVNIAVKNGAKGIISAGLGNGNPYFSVLEALGKASKAGVVVVRDSRVGSGETTMDGEVDDAKYGFLTSDNLNAQKARVLLMLALTKTSDKAKIQEYFLTH, from the coding sequence ATGATTTTAGGTGCTACTTTAGCGGTTGCTAAGCCAACCATCTACATCCTAGCTACTGGTGGAACGATAGCAGGAAGCGGCTCAGGATCGCTTGATTCTAGCTATACTTCTGGAACTGTTACGGTCGATAAACTAATCGCAGCCGTGCCAGATATCAACAAGATCGCTACCATAAAAGGTGAGCAAATTTCAAATATCGGTTCACAAGATATGAACAATGAAGTTTGGCTAAAGCTTGCAAATAGAATCAACGAGCTTCTAAACAGCGGCAAAGCTGATGGTATCGTCGTTACTCACGGCACAGATACTATGGAAGAGACAGCTTACTTTCTAAATTTAGTAGTTAAAAGCGACAAACCAGTTGTGCTTGTAGGTGCGATGAGAAATAGCGGCTCGCTAAGCGCAGACGGTCCACTAAATTTATTTAACGCTGTAAATGTAGCTATCAGCAAAGATAGCGTAGGCAAGGGCGTTGTGGTCACTATGAATGACGAAATTCACGCTGCTAGAGAGGTAACCAAAACCAACACAACAGGTGTTGATACCTTTAAATCACCAAATAGCGGCAAAATCGGTACAGTCTTTTATGGCAACGTAAAATACTATATGAATCCGATTAGAAAACACACAGCAAAATCAGCATTTGATCTAGAGGGCGTAAAAGAGCTTCCAAGAGTTGATATCATCTACTCTCATGCAAATGATAACCCTGACTTTGTAAACATAGCTGTTAAAAACGGCGCAAAAGGTATCATCAGCGCTGGTCTTGGCAACGGCAACCCTTACTTTAGCGTGCTAGAGGCTCTTGGCAAGGCTTCAAAAGCTGGCGTAGTGGTAGTTCGCGACTCACGTGTAGGAAGTGGCGAGACGACTATGGACGGCGAAGTAGACGACGCAAAATACGGCTTTTTAACAAGCGATAATCTAAACGCGCAAAAAGCTAGAGTGCTTTTGATGCTTGCGCTTACAAAAACAAGCGACAAAGCCAAAATTCAAGAGTATTTCTTAACTCACTAA
- a CDS encoding transposase translates to MKKAFFCGVDVSKDKIDVCFLTSITSEKAKFETLPNNYELIKVYFDSFKNDEILVVFEATSNYHLALQRALSDLNIRYNITNPYKSSLFLKHLSTMKTDISDSYGLAVYARTFKSEIAPDKYNSEYLEIKSYNSTLNLLQKINTQLKNFKSSQKTLDNKVIDDVIANLIKEIAKLQAMLQKLAFDLVKKAIPETEEIIKENKGFGVDLALNLFPQLHFNRDKSEKQFISFIGLSPRIFQSGSSVHKSQKINKMGNSNIRRILFMTALCAIRFNAKFKLRYERLLANGKKKMTAIVAVMCAIVRYLKSLFPFNPEIKAI, encoded by the coding sequence ATGAAAAAAGCATTTTTTTGTGGTGTTGATGTTTCTAAAGATAAAATCGACGTTTGTTTTTTAACTTCTATCACGAGTGAGAAAGCTAAATTTGAAACATTGCCTAATAACTATGAGCTTATCAAAGTTTATTTTGATAGTTTTAAAAACGATGAAATTTTAGTTGTTTTTGAAGCCACATCAAATTATCATTTAGCCCTTCAAAGGGCTTTATCTGATCTAAATATTAGATATAACATTACAAATCCTTATAAGTCGTCTCTTTTTTTAAAACATCTTAGCACTATGAAGACTGATATAAGCGATAGTTATGGCTTAGCTGTTTATGCTAGGACTTTTAAAAGCGAGATCGCACCTGATAAGTATAATTCCGAGTATTTAGAGATAAAAAGTTACAATTCAACCTTAAATTTGCTCCAAAAAATAAATACTCAACTTAAAAATTTTAAAAGTTCTCAAAAAACTTTAGATAATAAAGTAATTGATGATGTTATCGCAAATCTTATAAAAGAGATTGCAAAACTTCAAGCTATGCTTCAAAAACTAGCTTTTGATCTTGTTAAAAAAGCTATTCCAGAAACCGAAGAGATCATTAAAGAAAATAAAGGCTTTGGAGTTGATCTCGCTTTAAATTTATTTCCACAACTGCATTTTAATAGGGATAAATCTGAAAAACAATTTATAAGCTTTATTGGTCTTAGTCCTAGAATTTTTCAAAGTGGCTCAAGCGTTCATAAAAGCCAAAAGATAAATAAAATGGGTAATTCTAATATAAGGCGTATTCTTTTTATGACTGCATTATGTGCAATTCGTTTTAACGCTAAATTTAAGTTACGCTATGAGCGTTTATTAGCTAACGGCAAAAAGAAGATGACTGCTATTGTTGCTGTTATGTGTGCGATAGTCCGCTATTTAAAAAGCTTATTCCCATTTAATCCAGAAATAAAGGCTATTTAA
- a CDS encoding MarR family transcriptional regulator — MKKIHYKLIFSVLEILSSKNSLTRADICDHLKISKAYLSQIISNRYLIKNQIFSKRIKKWQKMQQLH; from the coding sequence ATGAAAAAAATTCATTATAAGCTAATCTTTTCAGTTCTTGAAATCTTATCATCTAAAAATTCTTTAACAAGGGCTGATATATGCGATCATTTAAAGATTAGCAAAGCTTATCTTTCTCAAATTATTAGTAATAGATATTTAATAAAAAATCAAATTTTTTCAAAAAGGATAAAAAAATGGCAAAAAATGCAACAGCTCCATTAA
- a CDS encoding M15 family metallopeptidase, protein MTLGEHQEAFMKDVEKLLNYLHSNGYSVRGGELERTQAQQEIYYNSGKSKTMNSNHLKRCAIDLHIFKNNVWLQSKLELQDIGNYWESLNTLNRWGGNFKNFLDVPHFERNC, encoded by the coding sequence ATGACACTTGGCGAACATCAAGAAGCTTTTATGAAAGATGTTGAAAAACTTTTAAATTATCTTCATTCTAATGGATACTCTGTAAGGGGTGGCGAATTAGAAAGGACACAAGCCCAGCAAGAAATTTATTATAATAGTGGTAAAAGTAAAACTATGAATTCTAATCATCTAAAAAGATGTGCGATAGATTTACATATATTTAAAAATAACGTTTGGTTACAATCAAAGCTAGAATTACAAGATATTGGCAATTATTGGGAGAGCTTAAATACTCTTAATCGTTGGGGCGGTAATTTTAAAAACTTTCTTGACGTTCCGCACTTTGAAAGAAATTGTTAA
- a CDS encoding LysE family translocator, producing the protein MDFLLFFVTLAPISLMPGINMTYAMSIGMSFGYKHSLIMMTGQLLSLAFVAFCCMLGVGAVLHHFEYAFKALNIIAGLYMLYLGAMLFFGKGELSVTNVSNLPSKKQMFINGLIVCVTNPKAWIFFSALLPTFLDKDDPFSLTRMCVIAATLVFIEFCSLNIYALGGAMLKKFLQTHLRLLEICTAIIVCTIGVLLLFR; encoded by the coding sequence ATGGACTTCTTGCTCTTTTTCGTCACGCTTGCTCCTATCTCGCTAATGCCAGGCATCAACATGACCTATGCGATGAGTATCGGTATGAGCTTTGGCTACAAGCACTCGCTTATTATGATGACCGGACAGCTTCTTTCGCTTGCTTTCGTGGCATTTTGCTGTATGCTTGGCGTGGGCGCGGTGCTTCATCATTTTGAGTACGCATTTAAGGCGCTAAACATCATCGCAGGGCTTTATATGCTCTATCTTGGCGCAATGCTCTTTTTTGGCAAGGGCGAGCTTAGCGTAACAAACGTCTCAAATTTACCAAGTAAAAAGCAGATGTTTATAAACGGACTCATCGTTTGCGTCACAAATCCAAAGGCATGGATATTTTTCTCGGCTTTACTGCCTACATTTTTAGACAAAGACGATCCCTTTAGCCTTACTCGTATGTGCGTGATCGCGGCAACGCTCGTTTTTATCGAGTTTTGCTCGCTAAATATCTACGCGCTTGGCGGAGCTATGCTAAAGAAATTTTTACAAACGCACCTAAGGCTACTTGAAATTTGCACCGCCATTATCGTTTGTACGATCGGCGTACTTTTACTTTTTAGATAA
- a CDS encoding DsrE/DsrF/TusD sulfur relay family protein, with translation MKKFLFILTNQPYNGTDNAYNALRLAKTLKEKGEEVRIFLMNDAVDLARNSTKKPENYDVDLVAMLKELYASGAMLKVCGSCQTRCGLHAGEPYFEAEVKGSMDILSEWVRQCDQAMTF, from the coding sequence ATGAAAAAATTTCTATTTATACTTACAAATCAACCATACAACGGTACCGACAATGCTTACAACGCATTAAGGCTAGCTAAAACGCTAAAAGAAAAAGGCGAAGAGGTTAGAATTTTTCTAATGAACGACGCGGTCGATCTTGCGCGAAATAGCACCAAAAAGCCGGAAAACTACGACGTAGATCTAGTGGCGATGTTAAAAGAGCTTTACGCTAGCGGCGCTATGTTAAAGGTTTGCGGTAGCTGCCAAACGAGGTGCGGTTTGCATGCGGGAGAGCCTTATTTCGAGGCTGAGGTGAAAGGCAGCATGGATATCTTGTCCGAGTGGGTTAGGCAGTGCGATCAAGCGATGACGTTTTAG
- a CDS encoding DUF4299 family protein, translated as MSVTFKVKNKKKLFGGYEKALSEREISEFIDGFCFFNSQNDEPSELSLNENVMIAGVWQKSARGFELSYEDGKYIVRVCTPSGVGDWQTAILFLSKISAKTGSKIECDNEEIYDEKQILKFDYEADIMWGLEALKDAKEKNQTLCIYGVERDVAFDAVMIDEIFASASPVAKFDEMMRQVQYLDAYSARENLYEDKNGNEIFGAYTLSENLPTILPYAPSPSWQAQEVLGERKVSRWILMLVVGIEDKDAHVLGECEYGAFMANLPKEKYRFIDAANILVEPLSEEEMREIFKKANEA; from the coding sequence ATGAGTGTAACATTTAAGGTGAAAAATAAAAAGAAGCTTTTTGGCGGATATGAAAAGGCGCTAAGCGAGCGCGAAATTTCAGAGTTTATAGATGGATTTTGCTTTTTTAATAGCCAAAACGACGAGCCGAGCGAGCTTTCGCTAAACGAAAACGTGATGATTGCTGGCGTATGGCAAAAGAGCGCTCGCGGCTTTGAGCTAAGCTATGAAGACGGTAAATATATCGTGCGAGTCTGTACTCCAAGCGGCGTTGGCGACTGGCAGACGGCGATTTTGTTTCTTTCTAAAATTTCAGCCAAAACCGGCTCGAAAATAGAGTGCGACAATGAGGAAATTTACGATGAAAAGCAAATTTTAAAATTTGATTATGAAGCTGACATAATGTGGGGGCTTGAAGCTCTAAAGGACGCAAAAGAGAAAAATCAAACGCTTTGTATCTATGGCGTGGAGCGCGATGTGGCGTTTGACGCGGTTATGATAGATGAAATTTTTGCAAGTGCTAGCCCCGTGGCTAAATTTGATGAGATGATGAGGCAGGTGCAGTATCTTGACGCTTATAGTGCAAGAGAGAATTTATACGAAGATAAAAACGGGAATGAAATTTTTGGCGCGTATACGCTTAGCGAAAATTTACCGACCATCTTGCCTTACGCCCCCTCTCCTTCGTGGCAAGCGCAAGAAGTTCTAGGAGAGCGCAAGGTCTCGCGGTGGATACTTATGCTAGTCGTCGGCATAGAGGATAAGGACGCGCATGTGCTCGGCGAATGCGAATATGGCGCTTTTATGGCAAATCTGCCAAAAGAAAAATATCGCTTCATAGATGCCGCAAATATACTGGTTGAGCCGCTTAGCGAAGAAGAGATGAGAGAAATTTTTAAAAAGGCAAATGAAGCTTAG
- a CDS encoding SLAC1 anion channel family protein, with translation MHDVKKNDSQSKIKSLPIMLFAGTMGLGGLCAAYKKLREIFDLPGEIFSALRALDCTVFCLLLAFYLFKLLKFKEEVKAEFSHPIKINFFGGFIISLFLLALSYKDAPRLYYSLFYAALGLQTIFTLYVISFWIDEKFDIATLNPAWFIPVVGNLLIPIIAEKSQAIWYYFSLGLFFWIILFAVIFYRLVFFDKLADKFVPTLVITLAPPAMAFLGYVKLTERFDAFAAILLNINVFFAALILFSYKRFIKLKFALSWWAFTFPTAASSIAFLKAYEITQSDFYLVLGVGAFAALVASILIVGFLTVKSIINGEIFSEK, from the coding sequence ATGCACGATGTTAAGAAAAACGACTCGCAAAGCAAAATAAAATCGCTACCGATTATGCTTTTTGCCGGTACTATGGGGCTTGGAGGGCTTTGCGCGGCTTATAAGAAATTAAGAGAGATATTTGATTTGCCCGGTGAGATATTCTCGGCGCTTAGAGCGCTAGACTGCACGGTATTTTGCCTGCTTTTGGCGTTTTACCTCTTTAAGCTTTTAAAATTTAAAGAAGAAGTAAAGGCCGAATTTTCGCACCCTATAAAGATAAATTTTTTCGGCGGATTTATCATCTCGCTTTTTCTTTTAGCTCTGTCCTACAAAGACGCGCCGCGACTATACTACTCGCTTTTTTACGCGGCTTTAGGCTTGCAAACGATTTTTACGCTTTACGTAATTTCTTTTTGGATCGACGAAAAATTCGATATCGCGACGCTAAATCCGGCATGGTTTATCCCGGTAGTGGGCAACTTGCTAATCCCGATCATAGCCGAAAAATCTCAAGCGATCTGGTATTATTTTAGTTTGGGGCTATTTTTCTGGATTATTTTATTCGCCGTTATATTTTATAGATTAGTCTTTTTCGATAAGTTAGCCGATAAATTCGTCCCGACGCTAGTTATTACGCTAGCGCCGCCGGCTATGGCGTTTTTAGGATACGTAAAATTAACCGAGCGATTCGACGCTTTTGCGGCGATACTGCTTAATATAAACGTATTTTTTGCCGCGCTTATACTTTTTTCGTATAAAAGATTTATTAAACTCAAATTCGCCCTATCGTGGTGGGCTTTTACCTTCCCAACGGCCGCTAGCTCCATAGCGTTTTTAAAAGCTTACGAAATTACGCAAAGCGATTTTTATTTAGTTTTAGGCGTCGGCGCTTTTGCGGCTCTAGTCGCTTCGATTTTGATAGTCGGATTTTTAACGGTTAAATCTATAATAAACGGCGAAATTTTTTCGGAAAAATAG